The Plasmodium sp. gorilla clade G2 genome assembly, chromosome: 3 region aatGATGTATTCTCATCcttacaaaatatttttttattaataaataagatAAATAATAACCTTCTTCAAACAGTACAGTCCAAATTTGAtggaaatgaaaaagaaattataactAAAAATGttgttcatattaataaacatccatttatattacacattttattaaaaaactataatgtaaatataaatatatataaagaaatagatatattattagctAGCGACTATTTTAGTCATTtatctaataatattaacaacTTGGACTTTTTTCCTTTAGTATCCTTATTTCACCTATacataccaaaaaaaaaaaaaaaaaattatactatagtaaaaaattatatatacaatagtaataatagttaTGACGAGATAATAAAAGATAGacaagaaaatatttatgaagaAGAGGAAAAAGAACAACAAGAATTAAATGTTATACCCTTTcttgatataataaaaaattgcatattaaaaaatatatgtgttcATATAAACCACCTAatgacaaataataataataataataataataatgaaaataaagataatccTATCAATGtgaataataaacaaaagaaGGTTACCTTTCatgatatttataaagaagtcataaatattctatatattataaaagatgatgatataaaaaatcatattAATTACATACATGTTATACTTAacacattatataaaaatataaataaacatattcatcaatataattatacatattcaATTAAATTACttagatatataaatagtatTCTATCTTTTTACATGAACCATTCTTATATATCAAAGGAAAAAAAGAcacaagaagaaaaaaataactcaaaatatttttcatctctaatagataataatttcttttatatacaaaAGGAAAATTTCTCTTTCAATTATGtccataaaaattataaaatattatataactgGGACATGAATAATACAACAAATTTAAATAACCATATTAACCATGATAAGAATAATGAgagttataataatgatactactatatatatagaagatCTTAATAACctacaaaattataatttaaaaaaaaaagtaccaTATAAAACAAATCCACACAATTATGATATATCCTTTGtatctaataatatagaacataataatatattaaatgataatgatgtaACATGGAATAATAActcttcatataattatcatcatcctgatgtttataaaaaacaagatgatgaaatgaaaactttacatattattaagaatagtcaaaatgaatataatttaatttcaaCAGATATAGAAAGTTATAAATATCTAATAAATTTTTCtattgaattattatatattgttgTAAAAAAGATTAAATATGTACAACATACAAATACTTTTTCAgatgaagaaataatattagaaataattaatagattaattcatattcatcatacaaataatacagatataaataatatgataaatgaaaaatcgttatttttaaaaaatattccaaaaaataatataattcaatctgaatgtaataataattcgatatactttttcctttttttagattttattttcaatactttaaaaaaaaaatatatgtatatatctcATAATGATAATCACATGGACAAAATAATTACACAATATtactataaaaatgaaaatttttttaaaattctcTCATTACTTAGTAATATCAGATTCTTATTAACatgtaataaaatacaaccaaaaaatatgaatcctctgaatcaaaataatactaTAAGTGAAAATGATAAGATACATGTAGCTCATCAAAAAATAATGGAAGTCActacaaatgaaaaaaagaaaatatgtattagtaaaataaatgagaatatatatcaactaacaaatgatataattttattttataccgAATATACgaacaaaatgaataatcatgagaataaaaatgatgataatcataaatataatcattattatcaaaaagatcgattttttcataacaatactataaatatacaattttatttatcGTACTTATTTAATGATGTGTATcttcaaaataattatgcCATGAGAAAAATTATGTTTTCATACTTTTTAaacaattataaatatatattttcatatccATTATTagattataatataacatatttacaatatataactatttataattttcttaaattattcaaaaatgaaattaatgaACCATCAGAAGAGTATGATAATGTTGTGAAAATTTTTATTCGcttatttgataataatacatatcaACAGATTGGAGTacaacaaaatattattaacacaacaaatatttatataccaaatgatataaaatattatatacataatttatataaaatatgctatttttttattttatccaaaaaattaattacaAATGTAGAATTTATTAATCAAATCAATCCTATCTTTTATTTAACTTTTTATATGATCAATCAATGGATACAAAAAGAAAGGAGGGgaggggaaaaaaaaaaaaaaaaactatccGTTTCAGGTCATCATTTTAcacaattaataaataaatgtatgaacaaaataattatcatatttgtTATACACAAATATTTGCAAATATTCAAAACAGAAGattctataaaatatttatcaacTTTTATTTATGCCACACATGATTTAATaagtaaagaaaataaaagaaaattattactttatgtttttccttttatgaaagaaaaaaaacaccAAAATGTGGTAATTCCTTTGACAtgtcttttaaaaaatggtGAGCTAGCCAAAAACAATGAAGTAAAGCTAGAAAAATATCAgacagaaaaaataaatgaatcaaaaaatatactatATCAAAATGATATAAGTGTAACATGTGACAAATATAATGAACAAACTGTTGAGGATTATAATAGAAATGATACCATCCATTATCCATCAAACTTACAGGaacaaacaaatataaataaaaaaaataaagaagaaaaacaaatatatgtcAACTATAATAATGATTCAAAAAAATGTGATATCAAAAATGCAAGCAAAATAAATCATAACCCAATTGATATAAgcataaatgaaataataaaccatttggaagaaaatgaaaatattaaaataagtaATGACcaattacaaaaaatattaaaagaacaTATGAATCAAATGAATACAATAAAACAAGaaaatatgttattaaaaaacaaattaaattatattgtattaaattttgaacattttatttcttcatatattgataatattatatcaaataaaaattcacACGTCCTATATAAAAAGACAAACATTTCTATAAACACtgaaaacataaataaagaaacaaataaagaaataattaaagAAACGTTTAAAGAAACAAACAAGGAAATAATTAAAGAAACATTCAAAGAaacagaaaaagaaataattaaagAAACATTCAAAGAAACAAATCAAAAAGAACAACAAGAATATATTcatctatataataaaacatatcaTCAAGAAAACAATCAGGAAACCAAATTAAgcataaaatttaattatcAACAAATGGAtgttaaaaatgaatattataacacacttaaaaaatatcaaaCTAATCAATCAttcaaaattaataatattttaataaatatgtatatgtataacccttatatatgtgcaaaaaaaaataaaaatatttttctatctaaaaataaaaaacataaaaaaattattattcttcCTTATGatacttataaaaatattaaaaaaatacttaCATATGATGATCATAacgaaaaaattaaaattttcaaGTGTCTTCAAAAtgtaatttatttgttttacgATAGATTTAAAgcattatttgaaaaaataaattaatataatgaaatatattaaaaagatcatattattaaaagatataaacaGAAAAACTGAAAAATCAAAACATGTAAAagtaaattaatataaaaataaaaatatatttaatatatatatatatatatatatatataacctaTATCCGTTTCATTATCACacttttgaatatatatacatcatAAATACTTttcataacatatattttattttttatttgttgttattttatttttttgtttttaatataaaaattcaaatatattatttttatatacatttctaAATCTTATATCATGAGGTATAACTTATAACAATACcctaaataaataatatatatttaatatatttttttttttttttttattattttcttatattccttaatttttaaaactttcaaaataaaaacataattaaatataataaaaaaatacattaataacaaatatatgcattatatatattatatatatatatatatatatatatatgtatttattttatatgtataatttattttgccCTTTTAAAATTTTCCTCCTCAAATTCAAGCCCCACTTTGATctccaaaaatatatagtaacaaattaaatgataacagagaaaaaaaagcacatattaaaatatatatatataatatacatataatatttattatatatattttttattaatattatatgaaaaattatatgtaccatatataataaaaagcttattatttttatatataatatatttattatatattaatatatatatattattttttcttctatattttataaatatataatataataataataactagTAACACAAAATATTCATGttaatttatgtatatgtttattatatattatatatatataataaaaaattaatgaacaaaaaaaaaaaaaaaaaaggccTTCAAACtttttacaaaatttaaaaaatattaataccatttatttggatatatatttttacttttttattatttatttattttattataaaaagaataatatttatttaaaatacaaaaaagaaattttttttgttttttgttcAGTTAtgaagaataaataaaaataattttgttattatataaaattaaaatataatattaaaaaatatatataaaaataataattatatatataaaatatatatttatattaatgtttcaaaaagaaaaaaaattaacattttcattatataaaatacatttataatttccaattatttaatataattttttcattttttcttcttttttattatatttttattattttatttacttttattaaaaatggtGAATGTTCCAAAAACAAGAAAAACATACTGTAGCAACAAATGTAAAAAACATACAATGCATAAAGTCAgtcaatataaaaaaggaaaagaaagATTATCATCATTAGGAAGAAGAAGATATGACATGAAACAAAAAGGTTTTGGAGGTCAAACAAAACCAGTCTTTAAGAAGAAAGCTAAAACTACTAAAAAAATTGTTCTTAAATTAGtaagtacatatataaattataattttttacatcgttgttttttttgttttatatgtgtatttttttttttttttttaataaaataataattttgtatataattttataacattttataatGTTTAGCATAATCatccatttatatatatatatatatatatatatatatatttttaaatgcattatatataattatcgaCTATATTTATGCTTTTCCCTTTTTGTTATATACAGGAATGTACCAAatgtaagaaaaaaagatTTCAAACCATGAAAAGATGTAAAACTTTTGAAATGGGAGCtgataagaaaaagaagGGAGGAGCAGTATATTGAAGTTAAAACAtatctaaaaaaataaatcatgaATCAACATTATAATGAAAGAAACCAAAAAAACTTTGTAtacaaagaaaaataaataaggatatatttttttaaatatatatatatatataattttatgtatatattaacgaatgaagaaaaaaaaaaaaaaatacaaattcttttcatttcattttatttcttttcatttcgtttcttttctttttttttcttttttttttttttttttttaatttaaaaatttaagaaACTGcaacaattttttatttgactgtatataatatagtcacatgtaaataattaaattatatttcgaaaattataaatttatagtTTAAccctaaaaaaataatggaaatatatatacaacatatacttttatatatgtgacgATAATcgtttgtaataatatatatacatataattcaaaaataCATGGATCATAAAAATGCTATGATCTAAAAAtggttattattataattaatgtactttgtttaaaaatagaacataaaaaaaattgaaaaaaaaaattaaaacataaattTATTTCCGTGTgtccacaaaaaaaaatctttttattttataatgtttTCCAACTCtcctttattatataaatctgatattatatcatatcctcctatgaaattattatttacatataaattggGTATATATGGCCAATTACTATAAATCTTTATAGCTTCACGTAAGTTGTTATTTTTCATCACATCAATGTATACATAATCTTTCACATTCATACTATTGAGTATATGGACTACCTGCACAATgttaattataaaagaataaaaatataaatgtatatatatatatatatatatatatatatatttgtatttatttatatatcttaatatttatgaggaacaaaaataatttacattTGCACTATATCCACATAAGGGCTTTTCTGGTGTCCCTTTCATAAAGAGAACTATTTTCTCTTGTTCAAGTagttctttaatttttattttcaaggtctaaaaaaaaaagaaaagaaaagaaaatatataataaaaaataataatagacaACATTaagttatataaaaacatactttatttttttaaattaatatataaat contains the following coding sequences:
- a CDS encoding 60S ribosomal protein L44, yielding MVNVPKTRKTYCSNKCKKHTMHKVSQYKKGKERLSSLGRRRYDMKQKGFGGQTKPVFKKKAKTTKKIVLKLECTKCKKKRFQTMKRCKTFEMGADKKKKGGAVY
- a CDS encoding 1-cys-glutaredoxin-like protein-1, whose product is MLIKNKYGIFFSLSKNVIINSNRQLFSFKKVSKINFSNSLDDKNNGVTSEQSTHYSGTNEYKDFEKTEVYQTLKIKIKELLEQEKIVLFMKGTPEKPLCGYSANVVHILNSMNVKDYVYIDVMKNNNLREAIKIYSNWPYIPNLYVNNNFIGGYDIISDLYNKGELENIIK